A window from Herbaspirillum sp. meg3 encodes these proteins:
- a CDS encoding MerR family DNA-binding transcriptional regulator, protein MPTYTITELAKEFDITPRAIRFYEDQGLLSPKREGSGGRNRVYAARERTRLKLTLRGKRLGLTLSEIKNLVDMYESPKDTEAQLKRFLGVLTQHREKLERQREDLEVTLEEIAAHEAECLRLLNTDLPQKASAKRTTAARKST, encoded by the coding sequence ATGCCGACCTACACCATTACCGAGCTGGCAAAAGAATTCGACATCACGCCCCGCGCGATCCGGTTCTATGAAGATCAGGGCCTGCTGAGTCCGAAACGCGAGGGCAGCGGCGGCCGCAACCGGGTTTATGCCGCACGCGAACGCACCCGCCTCAAGCTCACCTTGCGCGGCAAGCGTCTTGGCCTCACCCTCTCGGAAATCAAGAACCTGGTTGACATGTACGAGTCACCCAAAGACACCGAAGCACAGTTGAAACGCTTCCTCGGGGTGCTTACCCAGCATCGCGAAAAACTGGAACGCCAACGCGAAGATCTCGAAGTGACACTGGAAGAAATCGCGGCACACGAAGCCGAATGCCTGCGATTACTGAATACCGACTTGCCGCAAAAAGCGTCGGCAAAGCGCACTACCGCAGCCAGAAAATCCACCTGA
- a CDS encoding MBL fold metallo-hydrolase: MNALESQLEYAFGDTLPALGTTLEVAPGILWLRMGLPFALDHINLWLLEDEIETPTGRVRGWTAVDCGISTDVTKESWENIFATQLRGLPIIRVLVTHCHPDHVGLADWLCTRWTASLWMSAGEYAFARLMSAGLPGADGTAAAPHFRRHGLTDEELIDKLSGRNNYYQNLVPSVPLSYTRLQDQRTVRIGGRDWRVITGFGHSPEHVSLYADDARLLISGDMVLPRISTNVSVFAIEPEANPVQQYLDSLKKYAGLADDTLVLPSHGKPFRGLHTRIGQLNDHHRARLAEVVEACITPKTAVEILPVMFKRPLDTHQLSFALGEAVAHLHKLWFDGVLQRQLGDDGIYRFTAIA; this comes from the coding sequence ATGAACGCTCTAGAATCCCAGCTTGAATACGCCTTCGGCGACACCTTGCCCGCCCTGGGCACCACTCTGGAAGTTGCTCCCGGCATATTGTGGCTGCGCATGGGACTGCCGTTTGCGCTGGATCACATCAATCTGTGGCTGCTGGAAGACGAGATCGAGACGCCAACCGGCCGTGTGCGCGGCTGGACGGCAGTCGATTGCGGCATTTCCACAGATGTCACGAAAGAAAGCTGGGAAAACATTTTCGCCACGCAATTGCGCGGCTTGCCGATCATCCGCGTGCTGGTCACGCATTGTCATCCGGATCACGTCGGGCTGGCCGACTGGCTGTGCACACGCTGGACCGCATCGCTGTGGATGAGTGCCGGAGAATACGCCTTTGCGCGGTTGATGTCGGCCGGCTTGCCGGGTGCAGACGGCACCGCTGCGGCGCCGCATTTTCGCCGGCATGGTCTGACGGATGAGGAGTTGATCGACAAATTGTCGGGACGCAATAACTATTATCAGAATCTGGTGCCGAGCGTGCCGCTGTCATACACGCGGCTGCAGGACCAGCGCACGGTGCGCATTGGTGGACGCGATTGGCGCGTGATTACAGGCTTCGGCCATTCGCCGGAACATGTCTCTCTGTATGCCGATGATGCCCGTCTGCTGATTTCCGGCGATATGGTGTTGCCGCGCATTTCTACGAATGTTTCAGTGTTTGCCATCGAACCGGAAGCCAATCCGGTGCAGCAATATCTGGATTCACTGAAAAAGTATGCTGGTCTGGCCGATGACACGCTCGTGCTGCCATCGCACGGCAAGCCTTTCCGCGGTTTGCATACGCGTATCGGCCAACTGAACGATCACCATCGGGCGCGTCTGGCGGAGGTGGTGGAAGCATGCATCACACCAAAGACCGCGGTGGAGATTTTGCCGGTGATGTTCAAGCGTCCGCTGGATACGCATCAGCTGAGTTTTGCACTGGGCGAAGCGGTGGCGCATCTGCACAAGTTGTGGTTTGACGGTGTGTTGCAGAGACAGCTCGGAGACGATGGCATCTACCGCTTCACGGCGATTGCCTGA
- the def gene encoding peptide deformylase, with translation MALLNILRYPDPRLHKVAKPVTVFDDRLKKLVADMAETMYDAPGVGLAATQIDVHEQVIVIDVSDTSNELRVFINPEITWASEEKQVYDEGCLSVPGIYDGVERPARVKARALDADGNEFEVEADGLLAVCIQHEMDHLKGKVFVEYLSPLKRNRIKTKMLKEERELKRG, from the coding sequence ATGGCCTTATTGAATATCCTCCGTTACCCGGACCCCCGACTGCATAAAGTCGCCAAGCCCGTCACCGTGTTTGACGATCGTCTCAAGAAACTGGTCGCCGACATGGCCGAAACCATGTACGACGCGCCTGGCGTCGGCCTGGCCGCGACCCAGATCGACGTGCATGAGCAAGTCATCGTCATCGATGTCTCCGACACCAGCAACGAACTGCGCGTGTTCATCAATCCGGAAATCACCTGGGCCAGTGAAGAGAAGCAGGTCTACGACGAAGGCTGCCTGTCGGTGCCCGGCATTTACGATGGCGTCGAGCGTCCGGCACGCGTGAAGGCGCGCGCGCTGGATGCGGATGGCAACGAATTTGAAGTGGAAGCCGACGGCCTGCTGGCGGTCTGCATCCAGCATGAAATGGATCACCTCAAGGGCAAGGTATTCGTTGAATATCTCTCGCCGCTCAAGCGCAATCGCATCAAGACCAAGATGCTCAAGGAAGAGCGCGAACTGAAGCGCGGCTAA
- the dprA gene encoding DNA-processing protein DprA, giving the protein MLNNASLNDTTELSDWLRLTQTEGVGVEVARRLLTAFGMPSDIFAADVTALSAVVTGRIARALLKAPSAMIQNHIERTLDWVDEPGNRIVTLADADYPQALLNISDPPVLLYIKGRAELLAATSLAVVGSRNATTQGIQNSEHFSDAASRAGLTIVSGLALGIDAAAHQGGLRGFGSTVAVIGTGLDIVYPARNRTLAHRLAEEGCIVSEYPLGMPPIASNFPRRNRIISGLSRAVLVVEAAAQSGSLITARMAAEQGRDVFAIPGSIHSPLSKGCHLLIKQGAKLVESAEDILEELGKLPLSSPSRLSLPSLLPPSSLHAASSTSTSSTPTNNREDDVVLRAMGFDPIAGDMLSMRSGFDAAALNAHLLTLEMEGVVECLPGGLYRRIN; this is encoded by the coding sequence ATGTTGAATAATGCCTCTCTGAACGACACAACAGAACTCTCCGACTGGCTTCGCCTCACGCAAACCGAAGGCGTCGGCGTGGAGGTCGCCCGCCGACTGCTGACGGCGTTCGGCATGCCGTCGGATATCTTTGCCGCAGATGTCACAGCATTGAGCGCCGTCGTGACCGGGCGCATCGCACGTGCTTTGTTGAAAGCGCCGTCGGCGATGATCCAAAACCATATCGAGCGCACCCTGGACTGGGTTGATGAACCCGGTAATCGCATCGTGACGCTGGCCGATGCCGATTATCCGCAAGCCTTGCTCAATATTTCCGATCCGCCGGTGCTGCTCTATATAAAAGGACGTGCGGAATTGCTTGCCGCAACATCGCTGGCGGTTGTCGGCAGTCGCAATGCCACGACACAAGGTATTCAGAACAGTGAACATTTTTCCGATGCGGCCAGCCGTGCCGGGCTGACCATCGTATCGGGCCTGGCGCTCGGCATCGATGCCGCCGCACATCAGGGTGGCTTGCGCGGCTTTGGTTCGACCGTTGCGGTGATCGGCACCGGCCTGGATATCGTCTATCCGGCGCGCAATCGCACTCTCGCGCATCGTCTCGCAGAAGAGGGCTGTATCGTCAGCGAATATCCGCTCGGCATGCCACCGATTGCCAGCAATTTTCCACGTCGCAACCGGATCATTTCAGGATTGTCGCGTGCCGTGCTGGTGGTGGAAGCCGCCGCGCAATCAGGCTCGCTGATCACGGCGAGAATGGCCGCGGAGCAGGGGCGCGATGTGTTTGCGATTCCCGGCTCAATTCATTCGCCATTGTCCAAAGGCTGTCACTTGTTGATCAAGCAAGGCGCCAAGCTGGTCGAGTCGGCGGAAGATATTCTCGAAGAACTGGGGAAGTTGCCGCTGTCGTCGCCATCGCGCTTGTCCTTGCCGTCGCTATTACCACCGTCGTCATTGCATGCGGCATCGTCAACATCAACCAGTTCGACGCCCACGAATAATCGCGAAGACGACGTCGTCTTGCGAGCAATGGGTTTCGATCCGATTGCGGGTGACATGTTGAGCATGCGCAGCGGATTTGATGCCGCTGCGTTGAACGCGCATTTGCTGACGTTGGAGATGGAGGGTGTTGTCGAATGTTTACCGGGAGGCTTGTATCGTCGTATAAATTAA
- a CDS encoding DUF494 family protein — MFDVLVYLYETYYRPDACPEPAALVKKLTAIGFEDEEITRALGWLTDLEEANHEFADQYPQQTAFSFGIRIYATQEMDVLGTEAVGFIQFLESAKMLNAVQREIVIERALAIGDTPVSLEKLKVIVLMVLWSQGKEPDGLMFDELFLDEDDDEPRLLH; from the coding sequence ATGTTTGACGTCCTTGTTTATCTGTACGAAACCTACTATCGCCCCGATGCCTGCCCTGAACCAGCGGCCTTGGTCAAGAAATTGACCGCCATTGGTTTTGAGGATGAGGAAATCACGCGAGCCCTCGGTTGGCTGACCGATCTGGAAGAAGCCAATCACGAATTCGCTGATCAGTATCCTCAGCAAACCGCCTTCTCCTTCGGTATCCGCATTTACGCCACGCAAGAAATGGACGTATTGGGTACGGAAGCCGTCGGTTTCATCCAGTTCCTCGAATCCGCCAAAATGCTCAACGCCGTCCAGCGAGAAATCGTTATCGAACGTGCATTGGCAATCGGCGATACGCCCGTCTCGCTGGAAAAACTCAAGGTCATCGTATTGATGGTTTTGTGGAGCCAGGGCAAGGAACCGGACGGTTTGATGTTCGATGAACTGTTCCTCGATGAAGACGACGACGAACCGCGTCTGCTGCACTAA
- a CDS encoding DNA topoisomerase III, which produces MSKTLIIAEKPSVANDIAKTLGGFTKHDEYFESDEYVLSSAVGHLLEIAVPEEYDVKRGKWTFTHLPMIPPHFALNPIAKTESRLKALNKLIKRKDVTGLINACDAGREGELIFRLIAQYTKAKQPVQRLWLQSMTPGAIRDGFANLRKDEDMLPLADAARCRSEADWLIGINGTRAMTAFNSKEGGFYLTTVGRVQTPTLSIVVEREEKIKKFVSRDFWEVRGEFVCAAGIYEGRWLDKMHKKDENDPEKRPERLWSKAAAESIVAACRGKIGTVTEESKPTTQMAPGLFDLTSLQREANSRFGFSAKNTLGLAQALYEKHKVLTYPRTDSRHLPEDYLQTVKETMESLSENNNYHQFSKQILKQGWVKPNKRIFDNTKISDHFAIIPTTQVPKNLSEPEQKLYDLVTRRFMAVFFPAAEFQVTTRFTEVSGHQFKTEGKVMTNPGWLAIYGKDIVDEKDENSGTLVAVAKDEKVKTDKVTANALVTKPPARYTEATLLSAMEGAGKLIDSDELREAMAGKGLGTPATRAAIIEGLLNEKYLLREGREMMPTAKAFQLMTLLHGLGVDELTEPELTGEWEQKLAQMERGKISREEFMREIAQMTQVIVKRAKEYDNDTIPGDYATLKTPCPNCGSVVKENYRRFACTKCEFSMSKTPAGRQFEIPEVEELLANRTIGPLQGFRSKMGRPFAAILKISRDEEIKNFKLEFDFGQNDGEGEGGEPVDFSEQTPLGPCPKCGSGVYEMGLAYVCEKQVAKPKACDFRSGRIILQQEILPEQMAKLLNEGKTDLLPGFISQRTRRPFKAFLARGKDGKISFEFEERKAKAPAKGKAATAAAEGDDAETTATAKAKPSAAAKKPAAKKPAAVKKPAAKKAAPKKAAA; this is translated from the coding sequence ATGAGCAAGACCCTCATCATTGCCGAGAAGCCCTCTGTCGCGAACGATATCGCGAAGACGCTCGGCGGCTTTACCAAGCACGATGAGTATTTCGAATCCGACGAATACGTACTGTCCTCCGCCGTCGGTCACCTGCTGGAAATCGCGGTGCCCGAGGAATACGACGTCAAACGCGGCAAATGGACCTTCACGCATCTGCCGATGATTCCGCCGCACTTTGCGCTCAACCCTATCGCCAAGACCGAGTCGCGCCTCAAAGCGCTGAACAAGCTCATCAAGCGCAAGGACGTCACCGGCCTGATCAACGCATGCGACGCCGGGCGAGAAGGCGAATTGATTTTTCGCCTGATCGCGCAATACACCAAAGCCAAGCAACCGGTGCAGCGCCTGTGGTTGCAATCGATGACGCCGGGCGCGATTCGCGACGGCTTCGCCAATCTGCGCAAGGATGAAGACATGCTGCCGCTGGCCGACGCCGCCCGTTGCCGCAGCGAAGCGGACTGGCTGATTGGCATCAACGGCACACGCGCCATGACCGCTTTCAATTCGAAAGAAGGTGGCTTCTACCTGACCACTGTCGGCCGCGTGCAAACACCGACCCTGTCGATCGTGGTCGAGCGCGAAGAGAAGATCAAGAAGTTCGTCTCCCGTGATTTTTGGGAAGTGCGCGGCGAGTTCGTCTGCGCCGCCGGCATCTATGAAGGCCGCTGGCTCGACAAGATGCACAAGAAGGACGAGAACGATCCTGAGAAGCGTCCTGAGCGTCTGTGGAGCAAAGCCGCTGCCGAATCCATCGTCGCCGCCTGCCGCGGCAAGATCGGCACCGTCACGGAAGAATCCAAGCCGACCACGCAAATGGCACCCGGCCTGTTTGACCTGACCAGCCTGCAACGCGAAGCCAACTCGCGCTTCGGCTTCTCGGCCAAGAACACGCTCGGTCTGGCGCAGGCCCTGTACGAAAAGCACAAGGTCCTGACCTATCCGCGTACCGATTCGCGCCATCTGCCGGAAGACTACCTGCAAACCGTCAAGGAAACGATGGAGTCGCTGTCCGAGAACAATAACTACCACCAGTTCTCCAAGCAGATCCTCAAGCAGGGTTGGGTCAAGCCGAACAAGCGCATCTTCGATAACACCAAGATCAGCGATCACTTTGCGATCATCCCGACCACGCAAGTCCCGAAGAACCTGTCCGAGCCGGAACAAAAACTGTACGACCTGGTGACACGCCGCTTCATGGCAGTGTTCTTCCCGGCGGCAGAGTTCCAGGTCACCACGCGCTTCACTGAAGTCTCCGGCCATCAGTTCAAGACTGAAGGCAAGGTCATGACCAACCCGGGCTGGCTGGCGATCTACGGCAAGGACATCGTCGACGAGAAAGACGAAAACAGCGGTACGCTGGTTGCCGTCGCCAAGGACGAAAAGGTCAAGACCGACAAGGTTACCGCCAACGCGCTGGTCACCAAACCACCTGCACGCTATACCGAAGCAACGCTGCTGTCCGCCATGGAAGGCGCCGGCAAGCTGATCGACTCAGACGAACTGCGCGAAGCGATGGCCGGCAAGGGCCTCGGCACGCCGGCAACGCGCGCTGCCATCATCGAAGGTCTGCTGAACGAAAAATACCTGCTGCGCGAAGGCCGCGAAATGATGCCGACCGCCAAGGCGTTCCAGCTCATGACGCTGCTGCACGGCCTCGGCGTGGACGAGCTGACCGAGCCTGAACTGACCGGCGAATGGGAACAAAAGCTGGCGCAGATGGAACGCGGCAAGATCAGCCGTGAAGAGTTCATGCGCGAGATCGCCCAGATGACGCAAGTCATCGTCAAGCGCGCCAAGGAATACGACAACGACACCATCCCCGGCGATTACGCAACATTGAAGACGCCTTGCCCGAACTGCGGCAGCGTGGTGAAGGAAAACTATCGCCGTTTCGCCTGCACCAAGTGCGAATTCTCGATGAGCAAGACGCCGGCCGGTCGTCAGTTTGAAATTCCGGAAGTGGAAGAACTGCTGGCCAATCGCACCATCGGTCCGCTGCAAGGTTTCCGCTCCAAGATGGGCCGTCCGTTCGCGGCGATCCTGAAGATTTCACGTGACGAAGAAATCAAAAATTTCAAGCTTGAGTTCGACTTCGGCCAGAATGACGGCGAAGGTGAAGGCGGTGAACCGGTTGACTTCAGCGAACAGACACCACTCGGCCCTTGTCCGAAATGCGGCAGCGGCGTCTACGAAATGGGTCTGGCTTATGTTTGCGAAAAACAGGTCGCCAAGCCAAAGGCATGCGATTTCCGTAGCGGCCGTATCATCCTTCAGCAAGAAATCCTGCCGGAGCAAATGGCCAAGCTGCTCAACGAAGGCAAGACCGATTTGTTGCCGGGCTTCATCTCGCAACGTACACGTCGCCCGTTCAAGGCATTCCTGGCCCGTGGTAAGGACGGCAAGATCAGCTTCGAGTTTGAAGAGCGTAAAGCCAAGGCGCCAGCCAAGGGCAAAGCTGCAACAGCCGCAGCAGAAGGCGACGATGCCGAAACGACTGCCACTGCCAAGGCCAAACCATCCGCAGCAGCGAAGAAGCCCGCCGCCAAGAAACCTGCAGCAGTAAAGAAGCCTGCCGCTAAAAAGGCCGCTCCGAAAAAAGCTGCCGCGTAA
- a CDS encoding exodeoxyribonuclease III translates to MPKIVSANLNGIRSAAKKGFFEWMAKESADFICVQELKAQEADMTEDFLTPKGYVGHFHYAEKKGYSGVGLYSKRKPDAVRIGFGTKEFDDEGRYVECDFGDITVISLYCPSGSSSEERQQAKFRFMEVFLPHLQELKDSGREIVICGDWNIAHKEIDLKNWKSNQKNSGFLPEERAWLTRVFDELGLVDVYRTIHPETTGDAYTWWSNRGQAWANNVGWRIDYHIATAGIAKKAKTAAIYKEERFSDHAPLTIDYKG, encoded by the coding sequence ATGCCAAAAATCGTCTCCGCCAATCTCAACGGCATCCGCTCCGCCGCCAAAAAGGGTTTCTTCGAGTGGATGGCCAAGGAATCCGCCGACTTCATCTGCGTGCAAGAGCTCAAGGCGCAGGAAGCCGACATGACAGAAGATTTTCTGACGCCGAAGGGTTATGTCGGCCATTTTCACTACGCGGAGAAGAAGGGTTACTCCGGTGTCGGCCTGTACAGCAAACGCAAACCTGACGCTGTGCGTATCGGTTTTGGCACCAAGGAGTTCGACGATGAAGGCCGCTATGTCGAGTGCGACTTCGGCGACATCACGGTGATCTCGCTGTATTGCCCGTCTGGTTCGTCGAGCGAAGAACGCCAGCAGGCGAAGTTTCGCTTCATGGAAGTGTTCTTGCCGCACTTGCAGGAGTTGAAGGACAGCGGCCGCGAGATCGTCATCTGCGGTGACTGGAACATCGCGCACAAAGAGATCGACCTCAAGAACTGGAAGAGCAACCAGAAGAACTCGGGCTTCCTGCCGGAAGAACGCGCCTGGCTGACACGCGTGTTCGATGAGCTGGGCCTGGTGGACGTGTACCGCACCATCCATCCTGAAACCACCGGCGACGCCTACACCTGGTGGAGCAATCGCGGCCAGGCCTGGGCCAACAACGTGGGTTGGCGCATCGACTATCACATCGCGACTGCCGGTATCGCCAAGAAGGCGAAGACGGCTGCGATCTACAAGGAAGAACGCTTCTCGGATCATGCACCGCTGACGATTGATTACAAGGGCTGA